A single region of the Aeromonas hydrophila subsp. hydrophila ATCC 7966 genome encodes:
- the udk gene encoding uridine kinase produces the protein MSDTQHSCVIIGIAGASASGKSLIAQTIYEELVAELGAGQIGVITEDCYYRDQTHLTMEERVKTNYDHPNALDHDLLVQHLSQLVQGDAVNIPQYSYTEHTRMSEVTPFAPRRVIILEGILLLTDSRLRDLMDASIFMDTPLDICLLRRLVRDVQERGRTMDSVLKQYQKTVRPMFLQFIEPSKQYADVIVPRGGKNRIAIDMLKARIRHMLIG, from the coding sequence ATGTCTGATACTCAACATTCGTGTGTGATCATCGGTATTGCTGGTGCATCCGCTTCCGGCAAGAGTCTTATAGCCCAAACCATCTATGAAGAGCTGGTGGCCGAGCTGGGAGCCGGTCAGATTGGCGTGATCACCGAAGATTGCTACTACCGCGATCAGACCCACCTGACCATGGAAGAGCGGGTCAAAACCAACTATGACCACCCCAACGCGCTGGATCACGACCTGCTGGTCCAGCACCTGAGCCAGCTGGTGCAAGGTGATGCGGTCAATATTCCCCAATACTCCTATACCGAACATACCCGCATGAGTGAAGTGACCCCGTTCGCACCGCGTCGGGTGATCATTCTGGAAGGGATCCTGCTGCTGACCGACAGCCGTTTGCGGGATCTGATGGATGCCTCCATCTTCATGGATACGCCGCTCGACATCTGCCTGCTGCGCCGTCTGGTGCGTGACGTGCAGGAGCGTGGCCGGACCATGGACTCGGTGCTCAAGCAGTACCAGAAGACGGTACGCCCCATGTTCCTGCAGTTTATTGAGCCTTCCAAGCAGTACGCGGACGTGATCGTCCCCCGTGGCGGCAAGAACCGCATCGCCATCGACATGCTCAAGGCGCGTATTCGCCACATGTTGATTGGTTGA
- the dcd gene encoding dCTP deaminase, whose protein sequence is MRLCDTDIERHLDEGKIVIEPRPGIERISGVSVDVLLGNEFRVFRDHTAPYIDLSGPSSEMADAIDRVMSDEIHVPDGEAFYLHPGQLALAVTYESVTLPADIVGWLDGRSSLARLGLMVHVTAHRIDPGWSGRIVLEFYNGGKLPLALRPKMKIGALNFEMLSGVAARPYNKRENAKYKSQQGAVASRINQD, encoded by the coding sequence ATGCGTCTTTGTGATACCGATATCGAACGTCATCTGGATGAAGGCAAGATCGTCATTGAGCCCAGACCCGGTATTGAACGGATCAGCGGCGTCAGCGTCGACGTGCTGCTGGGCAACGAGTTTCGGGTGTTTCGCGATCATACCGCCCCCTATATCGATCTGAGCGGCCCCAGCAGCGAAATGGCCGACGCCATCGATCGGGTGATGAGCGATGAAATCCATGTGCCGGATGGCGAAGCCTTCTATCTGCACCCGGGTCAGCTGGCGCTGGCGGTGACCTATGAATCGGTCACCCTGCCGGCCGACATCGTGGGCTGGCTGGATGGCCGCTCGTCCCTGGCCCGCCTCGGGCTGATGGTGCACGTGACTGCGCACCGCATCGATCCGGGCTGGTCCGGCCGCATCGTGCTGGAGTTCTACAACGGCGGCAAGCTGCCGCTGGCGCTGCGCCCCAAGATGAAGATCGGTGCGCTGAACTTCGAGATGCTCTCCGGTGTGGCGGCGCGTCCCTACAACAAACGGGAAAACGCCAAGTACAAGAGCCAGCAGGGTGCGGTTGCCAGCCGCATCAATCAGGACTGA
- a CDS encoding inorganic phosphate transporter: MFEMFSGLGLWWSIGLVLAVFFVLAYEFINGFHDTANAVATVIYTKAMPAHMAVVASGLFNFAGVMMGGLGVAYAIVHLLPIDLLLGMDSTQGLIMVFSLLFSAIVWNLGTWFFGIPASSSHTLIGSILGVGGAYAWISHQPLQEGINVAKAIDIMLSLIISPTVGFIIAALLLFAMKRVWQGSKIHKTPEERLLVDGKKHPPFWARLTLVASAMGVSFVHGSNDGQKGIGLVMLVLICMAPAYFALDMNSRSYDLDRTQDANQRIMEIYQRNHEQVSKVVNFSVPAQAQEELMTHCAADGALQAMATLDNRLAQVRTYEEMDLTDRREVRRLLLCIDDTARKVSKLPLPAKELTDLAKWRKDLTATAEYAPTWVIVSIALALGCGTMVGWRRIVYTVGEKIGSSGMTYSQGIAAQITAAASIGVASLTGMPVSTTHILSSAVAGTMVANKSGLQSQTIKTILMAWVLTLPLTMLLSGGLFLISHHLFS; the protein is encoded by the coding sequence ATGTTTGAAATGTTTAGTGGTTTGGGTTTGTGGTGGTCAATCGGTTTGGTATTGGCCGTTTTTTTTGTGTTGGCCTATGAATTCATCAACGGCTTTCACGATACCGCCAACGCGGTAGCAACGGTTATCTATACCAAGGCGATGCCGGCACACATGGCAGTAGTGGCCTCCGGTCTGTTCAACTTTGCCGGGGTCATGATGGGTGGTCTGGGCGTGGCTTATGCCATTGTCCACCTGCTGCCCATCGATCTGCTGCTGGGGATGGACTCCACTCAGGGTCTGATCATGGTGTTCTCCCTGTTGTTTTCCGCCATCGTATGGAATCTGGGTACCTGGTTCTTCGGGATCCCGGCGTCCAGCTCACATACGCTGATCGGCTCCATTCTGGGGGTAGGCGGCGCCTATGCCTGGATCAGCCATCAACCGCTGCAGGAAGGCATCAACGTCGCGAAAGCCATCGACATCATGCTTTCCCTCATCATCTCTCCCACCGTCGGTTTCATCATCGCCGCATTGCTGCTGTTCGCCATGAAACGTGTCTGGCAGGGCAGCAAAATCCACAAGACCCCGGAAGAGCGTCTGCTGGTGGACGGCAAGAAGCATCCGCCGTTCTGGGCACGTCTCACTCTGGTGGCATCTGCCATGGGCGTGAGCTTTGTGCACGGTTCCAACGATGGCCAGAAGGGTATCGGTCTGGTGATGCTGGTGCTGATCTGCATGGCTCCTGCCTATTTCGCACTGGACATGAACAGCCGCTCCTATGACCTGGATCGCACCCAGGATGCCAATCAGCGCATCATGGAGATCTATCAGCGCAACCATGAGCAGGTTTCCAAGGTAGTGAACTTCAGTGTGCCTGCCCAGGCCCAGGAAGAGTTGATGACCCATTGTGCTGCCGATGGTGCCTTGCAGGCCATGGCCACGCTGGACAATCGTCTTGCCCAAGTGCGGACCTATGAAGAGATGGACCTGACCGACCGCCGTGAAGTGCGCCGTCTGCTGCTGTGTATCGACGATACCGCTCGCAAGGTGTCCAAGCTGCCGTTGCCGGCCAAAGAGCTGACTGACCTAGCCAAATGGCGCAAGGATCTGACGGCCACTGCCGAATATGCACCGACCTGGGTCATCGTCTCCATCGCGCTGGCGCTGGGCTGTGGCACCATGGTGGGCTGGCGTCGTATCGTCTACACAGTAGGCGAGAAAATTGGCTCCTCCGGCATGACCTACAGCCAGGGGATCGCCGCCCAGATCACCGCTGCCGCCTCCATCGGCGTGGCCAGTCTGACCGGGATGCCGGTATCGACCACTCATATCCTCTCCTCTGCGGTAGCGGGGACCATGGTGGCCAACAAGTCGGGCCTGCAGAGCCAGACCATCAAGACCATCTTGATGGCCTGGGTGCTGACCCTGCCGCTGACCATGCTGCTCTCGGGTGGTCTGTTCCTGATCAGCCATCATCTGTTCAGCTGA
- the rne gene encoding ribonuclease E: MKRMLINATQEEELRVALVDGQQLYDLDIESPGHEQKKANIYKGKITRVEPSLEAAFVDYGAERHGFLPLKEIARNYFPSGYSYQGRPNIKEVVREGQEVIVQIDKEERGTKGAALTTFISLAGSYLVLMPNNPRAGGISRRIEGDERTELKEALSGLTVPDGMGLIVRTAGVGKSPEELEWDLNVLLNHWDSIHKASQSRSAPVLIHQESNVIVRAIRDYLRRDVGEILIDNPVIFERAKAHIELVRPDFLNRVKLYKGEVALFNHFQIESQIESAFQREVRLPSGGSIVIDPTEALTSIDINSSRATKGGDIEETALQTNLEAADEIARQLRLRDLGGLIVIDFIDMTPVRHQREVENRLREAVHQDRARIQLGRISRFGLLEMSRQRLRPSLNESSSHICPRCQGQGVIRDNESLALSILRLIEEEAMKDNTEQVHGQVPVDVAAYLLNEKRASIASLEQRNDVRVYIIPNQHLETPHYEVTRIRQNEIPEAASYELKTEIAKPVYQPKQAQVIEREQPLLQGFVQAPQPAPAAPAPVVAPAAPAAPEAGLFGKLFKAISGLFGSDTAPADVKAPADKPAAQREARKDEGHRHQRDETRSRGQRGRRDDNRGNRSPADAAEKREAGANREGGESRNRRPRKEREPRQEREARGEVREQRMEREPREAREPRQEREPRAPRPAREPRASREPRAEVVVDAVETVDTTMVNDEPRLEKEQKVAERRERRQLRKQIRVDAPASDVAALPADAPVVATEDASDSVEQHDEQAEGQRRSRRTPRNQRIEGQRRKRINEDARSQREDEEQSAEGATPTLTAAAQADAAQVKVEEPAVPVITIPSAEAVAAALQASAALTEHVVPEAVVAEAHEQAEVVAAEPVVTEAVVAAVVAEEAQVAVVNEPVVAEVAAPVAAEVVAVEAPAIETAVVEAAPAAPAVEEAAPAVVEQPAPVAEPVIADEASVATAVAAPVAKQVKRGGGLLAGARKASAPMATPAAAPALPVREPVDHAPLVRSEVASSGRHGGSTAAVNVATSPAGRP; encoded by the coding sequence ATGAAAAGAATGCTAATCAACGCGACTCAGGAAGAAGAGTTGCGCGTAGCGCTGGTTGACGGACAACAGCTCTACGATCTGGATATTGAAAGTCCGGGACACGAGCAGAAAAAAGCGAACATTTACAAGGGCAAAATCACCCGCGTAGAACCCAGTCTTGAAGCTGCTTTTGTCGACTATGGCGCCGAGCGCCACGGTTTCCTGCCGTTAAAGGAAATCGCCCGCAATTACTTCCCCTCCGGTTACTCCTATCAGGGTCGTCCCAACATCAAAGAAGTGGTCCGCGAAGGCCAGGAAGTGATCGTCCAGATCGACAAGGAAGAGCGTGGCACCAAGGGTGCAGCCCTCACCACCTTTATCAGTCTGGCCGGCAGCTACCTGGTACTGATGCCGAACAATCCTCGCGCCGGCGGCATCTCCCGTCGTATCGAAGGTGATGAACGGACTGAACTGAAAGAAGCCCTGAGCGGCCTGACCGTGCCGGACGGCATGGGCCTCATCGTGCGTACCGCCGGTGTGGGCAAGTCGCCAGAAGAGCTGGAGTGGGATCTGAACGTTCTGCTCAACCACTGGGATTCCATCCACAAGGCGTCACAGAGTCGCTCTGCACCGGTGCTGATCCATCAGGAAAGCAACGTCATCGTGCGGGCCATCCGTGACTACCTGCGTCGCGATGTCGGCGAGATCCTGATCGACAACCCGGTCATCTTCGAGCGTGCCAAGGCGCATATCGAGCTGGTTCGTCCCGATTTCCTCAATCGCGTGAAGCTGTACAAGGGTGAAGTTGCCCTGTTCAACCACTTCCAGATCGAGAGCCAGATCGAGTCGGCCTTCCAGCGTGAAGTGCGTCTGCCCTCCGGCGGCAGCATAGTCATCGATCCGACCGAAGCACTGACCTCCATCGATATCAACTCCTCCCGCGCCACCAAGGGCGGCGATATCGAAGAGACGGCGCTGCAAACCAACCTGGAAGCGGCCGACGAAATTGCCCGTCAATTGCGTCTGCGCGACCTGGGTGGCCTGATCGTCATCGACTTCATTGACATGACTCCGGTTCGTCATCAGCGCGAAGTGGAAAACCGTCTGCGTGAAGCGGTGCATCAGGACCGTGCCCGCATCCAGCTGGGCCGGATCTCCCGTTTCGGTCTGCTGGAGATGTCTCGCCAGCGTCTGCGTCCCTCCCTCAACGAGTCCAGCAGCCATATCTGCCCTCGTTGCCAGGGCCAGGGTGTGATCCGTGACAACGAATCACTGGCGCTGTCCATCCTGCGTCTCATCGAAGAAGAGGCCATGAAGGACAACACCGAGCAGGTTCACGGTCAGGTGCCGGTCGATGTTGCTGCCTATCTGCTCAACGAGAAGCGTGCTTCCATCGCCAGCCTGGAACAGCGCAATGATGTACGTGTCTACATCATTCCGAACCAGCATCTGGAAACCCCGCACTACGAAGTGACCCGCATCCGTCAGAACGAGATCCCGGAAGCGGCCAGCTACGAGCTGAAAACCGAGATTGCCAAGCCGGTCTACCAGCCGAAGCAGGCTCAGGTGATCGAGCGCGAACAACCGCTGCTGCAAGGTTTTGTCCAGGCGCCCCAGCCGGCCCCCGCCGCGCCGGCCCCGGTCGTGGCTCCCGCTGCACCGGCCGCCCCCGAAGCCGGTCTGTTTGGCAAACTGTTCAAGGCCATCTCCGGCTTGTTCGGTTCCGACACCGCCCCTGCCGACGTGAAGGCTCCGGCCGACAAACCGGCCGCCCAGCGCGAAGCACGCAAGGATGAGGGTCATCGTCATCAACGCGATGAAACCCGCAGCCGTGGTCAGCGTGGTCGTCGTGATGACAACCGTGGTAACCGCAGCCCTGCCGACGCCGCAGAGAAGCGGGAAGCGGGTGCCAACCGTGAAGGCGGTGAAAGCCGCAACCGTCGTCCCCGCAAAGAGCGTGAGCCGCGCCAAGAGCGTGAAGCCCGTGGCGAAGTGCGTGAACAGCGCATGGAACGTGAACCTCGCGAGGCTCGTGAGCCGCGTCAGGAACGCGAACCCCGCGCCCCGCGCCCTGCTCGTGAGCCCCGTGCTTCGCGTGAACCTCGTGCCGAAGTGGTCGTTGACGCGGTAGAAACCGTCGATACCACCATGGTCAACGACGAGCCGCGTCTGGAAAAAGAGCAGAAAGTGGCTGAGCGCCGCGAACGCCGTCAACTGCGCAAGCAGATCCGGGTCGATGCCCCGGCCAGCGACGTTGCCGCCCTGCCCGCCGATGCTCCGGTTGTTGCCACCGAAGATGCCTCCGACTCAGTAGAGCAGCACGATGAGCAGGCCGAAGGCCAGCGTCGTTCCCGTCGTACGCCGCGCAATCAGCGTATCGAAGGCCAACGTCGCAAGCGCATCAATGAAGATGCCCGCAGCCAGCGTGAAGATGAAGAACAGTCTGCCGAAGGCGCTACCCCTACCCTGACTGCAGCTGCCCAGGCAGATGCCGCCCAGGTGAAAGTGGAAGAGCCGGCAGTCCCTGTCATCACCATCCCCAGTGCTGAAGCGGTTGCCGCCGCCCTGCAGGCCTCTGCTGCGCTGACCGAGCATGTCGTGCCTGAAGCCGTTGTGGCAGAGGCTCACGAGCAGGCTGAAGTCGTGGCCGCAGAGCCAGTGGTAACCGAAGCGGTAGTTGCTGCGGTAGTTGCTGAAGAAGCCCAGGTAGCGGTTGTCAACGAGCCAGTGGTTGCAGAAGTTGCAGCCCCGGTCGCAGCGGAAGTCGTTGCTGTCGAGGCTCCGGCCATCGAGACTGCCGTGGTTGAAGCGGCACCTGCTGCACCGGCAGTTGAAGAAGCGGCTCCGGCAGTGGTTGAACAGCCAGCTCCGGTCGCTGAGCCTGTCATCGCTGACGAGGCTTCGGTAGCCACTGCCGTAGCAGCCCCTGTGGCCAAGCAAGTCAAACGTGGTGGTGGCCTGCTGGCCGGTGCCCGCAAGGCCTCTGCGCCGATGGCCACACCGGCTGCGGCCCCTGCCCTGCCAGTACGCGAGCCGGTTGATCATGCGCCGCTGGTGCGCAGTGAAGTGGCAAGCTCAGGTCGCCATGGCGGCAGTACCGCAGCGGTCAACGTTGCAACCAGCCCGGCCGGTCGTCCTTGA
- the rluC gene encoding 23S rRNA pseudouridine(955/2504/2580) synthase RluC — translation MTQIHQQVQLLTIEAEHEGQRIDNFLKTQLKGVPKSLIYRILRKGEVRVNKKRIKPEYKLCTGDEVRVPPVRVAEKNELPSANLGSIQRLESQILFEDDAMIVLNKPSGMAVHGGSGLSFGVIEGLRALRPEARFLELVHRLDRDTSGVLLVAKKRSALRSLHEQLRVKTMRKQYLALVRGQWQPHVKVVNAPLRKNDLQSGERVVRVSSDGKPSETRFRIARQFAEATLVECSPITGRTHQIRVHTQHAGHPIACDDKYGEAAFDDKMRSHGLKRLFLHAWKLSFIHPADGREMQVEAPLAPELDDFLNKLAR, via the coding sequence ATGACACAGATACATCAACAAGTGCAGCTGCTCACCATCGAAGCTGAGCATGAAGGGCAGCGCATCGACAATTTTCTCAAGACTCAGCTAAAGGGCGTCCCCAAGAGCCTGATCTATCGCATCCTTCGCAAAGGGGAAGTGCGCGTCAACAAAAAGCGCATCAAACCGGAATACAAACTCTGCACCGGCGACGAGGTACGGGTTCCCCCCGTGCGGGTTGCCGAAAAGAACGAACTGCCCTCGGCCAATCTCGGCAGCATCCAGCGTCTGGAGAGCCAGATCCTGTTTGAAGATGATGCCATGATCGTGCTGAACAAGCCGTCCGGCATGGCGGTACACGGCGGCAGCGGTCTGAGCTTTGGCGTGATTGAAGGGCTGCGTGCCCTGCGCCCGGAAGCCCGTTTCCTTGAACTGGTGCATCGGCTCGATCGCGACACCTCCGGCGTACTGCTGGTTGCCAAGAAGCGCAGCGCCCTGCGCAGCCTGCATGAACAACTGCGGGTCAAGACCATGCGCAAGCAGTACCTGGCGCTGGTGCGTGGCCAGTGGCAGCCTCACGTCAAGGTGGTCAATGCGCCGCTGCGCAAAAATGACCTGCAATCCGGCGAGCGGGTAGTGCGGGTCAGCAGCGATGGCAAGCCTTCCGAGACGCGTTTCCGGATTGCCCGTCAGTTTGCCGAGGCCACCCTGGTGGAGTGCAGCCCGATCACCGGTCGTACCCACCAGATCCGGGTGCATACCCAGCATGCGGGTCATCCCATCGCCTGTGATGACAAGTATGGAGAAGCCGCATTTGACGATAAAATGCGTAGCCATGGGCTGAAACGACTGTTTTTGCATGCCTGGAAGCTGAGCTTCATCCATCCGGCCGATGGCCGCGAGATGCAGGTGGAAGCACCGCTGGCCCCCGAACTCGACGACTTCCTGAACAAGTTGGCCCGCTGA